The following coding sequences lie in one Allochromatium vinosum DSM 180 genomic window:
- the trxA gene encoding thioredoxin, which translates to MSHSPHVVTVTAANFHAVVIEGSYERPVLVDFWADWCAPCRMLMPMLAKLAEQYGGRFLLAKVDTEAEQALAAQFGIRSLPTVQLFRNGQVVDQFMGALPEPQVREFLDRHLPRASDGLLQQAEAAMAGGDPAGARALIDRARAEDPDNKRLPLIEVRLLASSGEIAKALEAIDGLPLEFVSDPEVAALRGQLNFAAAIEGAPGETELNARLDADPRDSEARYQIAAHRVLRGDYERALEHLLELMKRDRAYGEDAGRKGMLAVFDLLGGGNDLVARYRAKMMTALY; encoded by the coding sequence ATGAGCCATTCACCGCACGTCGTCACCGTCACCGCCGCCAATTTTCACGCCGTCGTCATCGAGGGTTCCTATGAGCGCCCCGTGCTGGTCGACTTCTGGGCCGACTGGTGCGCACCCTGCCGGATGCTGATGCCGATGCTGGCCAAACTGGCCGAACAGTACGGCGGACGCTTCCTCCTGGCCAAGGTCGACACCGAGGCCGAGCAGGCGCTCGCCGCCCAGTTCGGTATCCGCAGCCTGCCGACGGTGCAGCTCTTCCGCAACGGCCAGGTCGTGGACCAATTCATGGGTGCGCTGCCCGAACCGCAGGTACGTGAATTCCTCGACCGTCATCTGCCGCGTGCTTCCGATGGACTGCTCCAGCAGGCCGAAGCCGCCATGGCGGGCGGTGATCCGGCAGGCGCGCGGGCGCTGATCGACCGGGCGCGCGCCGAGGATCCGGACAACAAGCGTCTGCCGCTGATCGAAGTCAGGCTCCTGGCCAGCTCAGGCGAGATCGCCAAAGCACTGGAGGCGATCGACGGTCTGCCGCTCGAATTCGTCAGCGATCCCGAGGTCGCCGCGTTGCGCGGTCAATTGAACTTCGCCGCCGCCATCGAGGGCGCGCCGGGCGAGACCGAACTGAACGCGCGTCTCGACGCCGATCCGCGCGACAGCGAGGCACGCTACCAGATCGCGGCTCATCGCGTCCTGCGCGGTGATTACGAGCGCGCGCTCGAACATCTGCTCGAACTCATGAAACGCGATCGCGCCTATGGCGAGGATGCCGGTCGCAAGGGGATGCTGGCCGTGTTCGACTTGCTCGGCGGCGGCAACGATCTGGTCGCGCGCTATCGGGCCAAGATGATGACGGCGTTGTATTGA
- the tilS gene encoding tRNA lysidine(34) synthetase TilS — protein sequence MTSPFSPEALLERLVPLGAVRRYWIAYSGGLDSSVLLAAAAVIRARLPGEDSSGRLRAVHVDHGLQTASADWARHCAARCAALRLPLSIERPTSTPGPGESLEAWAREARYAIFRRLLAPGDLLLTAQHRDDQAETLLLALLRGSGPHGLAAMPVVAPLGAGRLVRPLLDFGRQSLADYACRQGLDWLQDPSNDHTAFDRNYLRHRVLPLLRARWPSASATLARSARHCAEAAELVDQYAERALAEVRGVQPGALSLAALGRLDRPLRKAVVRHWLVQRGFRPPDTRHLDRLLDELPAARADANPVVVWEGCQVRRYRGALLALRPLPPPPSSGTRLIWRISGEHGVLELPDGFGRLEWRRYPDSDTLPSAKAAKVIELQVRFGHVGHVCRAGANRPHRTLKNLFQESGVPAWLRGHVPLIFRDERLIAVAGVAACHGQCDDTGLSFQLLWSGFAWESDWSWLGRLLECKRDKSIHP from the coding sequence GTGACGAGTCCGTTCTCGCCCGAAGCGCTGCTGGAACGCCTCGTTCCCCTGGGGGCGGTCCGGCGCTACTGGATCGCCTACAGCGGGGGGCTGGATTCCAGCGTCCTGCTCGCGGCGGCCGCCGTCATCCGCGCGCGGCTGCCAGGCGAAGATTCATCCGGGAGGCTCAGGGCCGTGCATGTCGATCACGGACTGCAAACGGCCTCGGCCGACTGGGCCAGACACTGTGCCGCGCGTTGCGCCGCGCTGCGCCTCCCGCTATCCATCGAACGTCCGACCTCGACTCCCGGCCCCGGCGAGAGCCTGGAAGCCTGGGCGCGCGAGGCGCGTTACGCGATCTTTCGTCGTCTGCTCGCGCCGGGCGACCTTCTGCTCACCGCCCAGCATCGCGACGATCAGGCCGAGACCCTGCTGCTGGCGCTGCTGCGCGGCAGCGGCCCCCATGGATTGGCCGCCATGCCGGTCGTCGCGCCGCTCGGTGCCGGACGGCTCGTCAGACCCCTGCTCGACTTCGGCCGCCAGTCGCTCGCCGACTATGCGTGCCGCCAGGGTCTCGACTGGCTCCAAGACCCCAGCAACGATCACACCGCGTTCGATCGCAACTATCTGCGCCACCGCGTGCTGCCGCTCCTGCGCGCGCGCTGGCCGTCGGCGTCGGCGACCCTGGCGCGCAGTGCGCGCCATTGCGCCGAGGCGGCCGAACTGGTCGACCAGTATGCCGAGCGAGCGCTCGCCGAGGTGCGCGGTGTCCAGCCAGGCGCGCTCTCACTGGCCGCGCTCGGGCGTCTCGATCGGCCATTGCGCAAGGCCGTGGTCCGGCACTGGCTGGTCCAACGTGGTTTCAGACCGCCGGACACCCGGCATCTCGACCGTCTGCTCGACGAGCTGCCGGCCGCCCGTGCCGATGCCAATCCAGTCGTTGTCTGGGAGGGGTGCCAGGTGCGGCGTTATCGTGGCGCGCTGCTGGCTTTGCGTCCGCTGCCGCCACCGCCATCGAGCGGGACGCGTCTCATCTGGCGTATCAGCGGAGAGCATGGTGTCCTGGAGCTGCCGGATGGATTCGGGCGGCTGGAGTGGCGCCGATACCCTGACTCGGACACGTTGCCGTCAGCCAAGGCGGCGAAGGTGATCGAGCTTCAGGTTCGCTTCGGTCATGTCGGTCATGTCTGCCGTGCTGGAGCGAACCGGCCGCACCGAACTTTGAAAAATCTGTTCCAGGAATCGGGTGTCCCGGCCTGGCTCCGAGGTCATGTGCCCCTGATATTCCGGGACGAACGGCTCATCGCGGTCGCCGGGGTGGCGGCGTGTCATGGTCAGTGCGACGATACGGGACTAAGCTTTCAACTTCTGTGGTCCGGATTTGCCTGGGAGTCCGACTGGTCGTGGCTCGGTCGCCTTCTGGAGTGCAAACGGGATAAGAGTATTCATCCATGA
- the accA gene encoding acetyl-CoA carboxylase carboxyl transferase subunit alpha, whose amino-acid sequence MDLNFLDFEQPIAELEAKIEELRLVGHDNALNIQEEIERLQSKCRTLTESIFTSLTPWQISQLSRHPQRPYLLDYVRRIFDEFHELHGDRAFADDHAIVGGLARLDGRPVMAIGHQKGRDTKEKILRNFGMPRPEGYRKALRLMETAERFRMPILTFIDTPGAYPGVGAEERGQSEAIARNLREMSRLRTPILSTVVGEGGSGGALAIGVGDWLGMLQFSTYSVISPEGCASILWKSADKAQLAAEAMAITSDKLMEQGLVDEIIEEPLGGAHRNPDAMARTLKQALLARLETLDKIDMDALIAARYKRLMGFGRFKEA is encoded by the coding sequence ATGGATCTCAATTTTCTCGATTTTGAACAACCCATCGCTGAACTCGAGGCGAAGATCGAAGAGCTTCGGCTGGTGGGGCACGACAATGCACTCAACATCCAGGAGGAGATCGAGCGGTTGCAGTCCAAGTGTCGGACGCTGACCGAGTCGATCTTCACCTCGCTCACGCCCTGGCAGATCTCGCAGCTGTCGCGTCATCCGCAGCGTCCCTATCTGCTCGACTATGTGCGGCGGATCTTCGACGAATTCCACGAGCTGCACGGCGATCGCGCCTTTGCCGACGATCACGCCATCGTCGGCGGACTGGCCCGGCTCGATGGGCGTCCGGTGATGGCCATCGGGCATCAGAAGGGGCGCGACACCAAGGAAAAGATCCTGCGCAACTTCGGCATGCCGCGTCCCGAGGGCTATCGCAAGGCGCTGCGGTTGATGGAGACGGCCGAACGCTTCCGGATGCCGATCCTGACCTTCATCGACACGCCGGGCGCCTATCCGGGCGTCGGCGCCGAGGAGCGCGGCCAGAGCGAGGCCATCGCGCGCAATCTGCGCGAGATGTCGCGTCTGCGCACGCCCATCCTCAGCACCGTGGTCGGGGAGGGCGGTTCGGGCGGCGCGCTGGCCATCGGCGTGGGCGACTGGCTCGGCATGTTGCAGTTCAGCACCTATTCGGTGATCTCGCCCGAGGGTTGTGCCTCGATCCTGTGGAAGAGCGCCGACAAGGCGCAGCTGGCCGCCGAGGCCATGGCCATCACCTCCGACAAGCTGATGGAACAGGGGTTGGTCGACGAGATCATCGAGGAACCGCTGGGCGGTGCGCACCGCAACCCGGATGCCATGGCCAGGACGCTGAAACAGGCGCTACTGGCGCGTCTGGAGACGCTGGACAAGATCGACATGGATGCACTGATCGCAGCGCGTTACAAGCGTCTGATGGGCTTCGGGCGCTTCAAGGAGGCCTGA
- a CDS encoding response regulator, translating into MSVLAGLIHNATLLLALVAAYSLFIARFPRERLAVRLFNGLVFGLVALIGMLYPLTLMPELIFDGRTVVVGLAGLFGGAPTAAVAAVIAAAYRVWMGGPGVYMGVGTILTAAVLGSLFHALRRAGRVRIDVWTLALFGLLVHVLALAWIPLLPSDWRQNVLEQIAVPYLTVLPLLMVVLGLLLQSQEQRVDGERALAHERAFLATLVRTIPDLVWLKDPKGVYLACNQRFERFFGVTQTEIIGRTDRDFLPEHEADFFRQYDLKAIEAGGPCTNEETITFADDGHQERLETIKTPMYDDSGRLVGVLGIARDITALRQAETELQRRRDHLEALVEARTAELAAARDAAEAANRAKSEFLANMSHEIRTPLNAISGMAHLIRQAGLAPDQTARLDKLEAASTHLLNLINAILEFSKIEAGKLTLESAPLQVERLVERVVAMLHERAAAKGLEFVSEVGVLPPYLLGDATCLQQALINYAANAIKFTRQGRITLRVALVEEDAGSVLLRFEVEDTGTGIEPEVLPRLFTAFEQGDNSITRQHGGTGLGLAITQRLARLMGGEAGADSTPGVGSRFWFSARLTKGESAEPEAPVSENAGTRLRRDQAGRRVLLVEDEPINQEIAREMLKDVGLCVDTADDGREAVRLSAERDYALILMDMQMPNMDGLEATRCIRQTPRGARIPIVAMTANVFAEDREHCLEAGMDDFLAKPVMPETLYGVVERWLSAVPEA; encoded by the coding sequence ATGAGCGTTCTGGCTGGATTGATCCACAATGCCACGCTGCTGCTGGCGCTGGTGGCGGCCTACAGCCTCTTCATCGCCCGCTTTCCGCGCGAGCGTCTGGCCGTCCGGCTCTTCAATGGCCTGGTCTTCGGCCTTGTCGCCCTGATCGGCATGCTCTATCCCCTGACCCTGATGCCCGAGCTGATCTTCGACGGGCGCACCGTGGTCGTGGGACTGGCCGGGCTGTTCGGCGGGGCGCCGACCGCCGCCGTAGCCGCCGTGATCGCGGCGGCCTATCGGGTCTGGATGGGTGGTCCCGGTGTCTACATGGGCGTCGGCACCATCCTCACCGCCGCCGTGCTCGGCAGTCTGTTCCATGCCCTGCGCCGAGCCGGGCGCGTGCGGATCGACGTCTGGACACTGGCGCTCTTCGGGTTGCTGGTCCATGTTCTGGCCCTGGCCTGGATACCGCTGCTGCCCAGCGACTGGCGCCAGAATGTTCTGGAACAGATCGCCGTTCCCTATCTCACCGTGTTGCCGCTGCTCATGGTCGTGCTCGGTCTGTTGCTCCAGTCCCAAGAGCAGCGCGTCGACGGCGAGCGGGCGCTGGCGCATGAGCGAGCCTTTCTCGCGACCCTGGTCCGGACCATCCCGGATCTCGTCTGGCTCAAGGATCCCAAGGGCGTCTATCTGGCCTGCAATCAGCGTTTCGAACGCTTTTTTGGGGTCACGCAAACCGAGATCATCGGACGCACGGATCGGGATTTCCTGCCTGAACACGAGGCGGATTTCTTCCGCCAATACGATCTCAAGGCAATCGAGGCCGGTGGTCCCTGTACCAACGAAGAGACCATCACCTTCGCCGACGATGGCCATCAGGAGCGTCTGGAGACCATCAAGACGCCCATGTATGACGATAGCGGGCGCCTCGTCGGCGTGCTTGGTATTGCGCGCGACATCACGGCACTGCGCCAGGCCGAGACCGAACTGCAACGGCGTCGGGATCATCTGGAGGCGCTGGTCGAGGCGCGCACGGCTGAACTCGCCGCCGCCCGCGACGCCGCCGAGGCGGCCAATCGGGCCAAGAGCGAGTTCCTGGCCAACATGAGCCACGAGATCCGCACCCCGCTCAATGCCATCAGCGGCATGGCGCATCTGATACGTCAAGCCGGTCTCGCGCCCGATCAGACCGCGCGGCTCGACAAGCTGGAAGCGGCCAGCACGCATCTGTTGAATCTGATCAATGCCATTCTCGAGTTCTCCAAGATCGAGGCCGGTAAGCTCACGCTCGAATCCGCGCCACTCCAGGTCGAGCGGCTGGTCGAACGGGTCGTGGCGATGCTGCACGAGCGTGCCGCCGCCAAGGGGCTGGAGTTTGTCAGCGAGGTCGGCGTCCTGCCGCCCTATCTGCTCGGCGATGCCACATGCTTGCAGCAGGCACTCATCAATTATGCCGCCAACGCCATCAAATTCACCCGCCAGGGCCGGATCACACTCCGGGTTGCGCTGGTCGAGGAGGATGCGGGTAGCGTCCTGCTGCGCTTCGAGGTCGAAGACACCGGGACCGGGATCGAGCCTGAGGTGCTGCCGCGCCTGTTCACCGCCTTCGAGCAGGGCGACAACTCCATCACCCGCCAGCATGGCGGCACGGGGCTGGGGCTGGCGATCACCCAGCGGCTGGCGCGGCTCATGGGTGGTGAGGCCGGCGCCGACAGCACGCCGGGCGTCGGCAGTCGTTTCTGGTTCAGCGCCCGTCTGACCAAGGGCGAATCGGCCGAGCCGGAAGCGCCGGTCTCCGAAAACGCTGGAACGCGACTCCGACGCGACCAGGCCGGTCGTCGCGTCCTGCTGGTCGAGGACGAGCCGATCAACCAGGAGATCGCCCGCGAGATGCTCAAAGACGTGGGGCTGTGCGTGGACACGGCCGATGACGGTCGCGAGGCGGTGCGCCTGAGCGCCGAGCGCGATTATGCTCTGATCCTGATGGACATGCAGATGCCGAACATGGATGGACTGGAGGCTACCCGCTGCATCCGTCAGACCCCCCGTGGCGCCCGGATACCGATCGTCGCCATGACCGCCAATGTCTTCGCCGAGGATCGGGAACATTGCCTGGAGGCGGGCATGGATGACTTTCTCGCCAAGCCCGTGATGCCCGAGACGCTCTATGGCGTGGTGGAGCGTTGGCTGTCGGCGGTGCCTGAGGCGTAG